TCAATCCCTACCTTTTTACTTCGCTTTTCTAAAATATAGTTGTCTTTCCAATTGTCATTTAATTTTCCAATTTTTTCTCTATAACCAATTACTCTAAAACCAACACCTACGTGAAGTTTTACACTTGCTATGTTATCGGTAAAAATTCCTGCTTGCAAAGTCCAAATGTTATTACTTTCACTCTCATCTATCAGATTTCTTAAAAGCAATTTACCAATGCCTTGTCCTTTGTAACTGTCGGCAATGTAGACACTAACTTCTGCAACACCACCATAGACACATCTGCTTGATACTGGGCTAAGTGCAGCCCAGCCAACTACTTCGTTGTTGCGTATTGCAACTAATCTGCCAAAAGGCAAATGTCCACTATTCCACTTTTCCCAACTTGGAGCTGCTGTCTCAAACGTAGCAACGCCTGTGGTAATGCCACTTTCATAAATTTGCTTTACTTTTTCCCAATGCTTGGATATCATTGGGCTAATTGTTACAGTTTCCATTATCGCAACTATTTTCATTTACAACAGCTAGGGTTTCAAGTGCAGCATCTTTTCCATCATTCCCTGTCCATTGTTCCATTACTTCTGGGGCAGGTCTCGTAATAATGCCTTCGCCATAAACTGTGGCTGTACCGTGTGTATAAAATGCTTCCCAATCAACTCCTTGGGGGTCGGTAATCCAACTTTTTTGAGATTTTGAATAGCAACAAGTACACTCTCCCTCTTCTCGAACAGTTCCTTTTGCTTTTTGCATATTGGCGAAAACTTCGTGCAATTCTTCTTCGCTTTCGAGCTGCAAACCCAAATGTTCAATGCCATTTTCACTATGCCCTGTCGAAATCGCATAATTTATTCTGGGGTCTTCCAGCATCCATTTAGCGTAGTCTGCTTTTACTACCGTTGGTTGTACGCTAAATAACGCACTATAAAATTCAATGCTTTCCTGAAGGTTTTTAACTCTTACGTGAACGTGAAATCTTTTCATTTTTTCTACATTTAATTGTGAATAATTACTAATTCACAATCAAGACGCAGATGGTGCAAAAAAGACGCAAATTATTTCTCCAGTGCCTTTTTTACTTTTTGTAGGGGTTCACAACTTTCTTTTATGTCAAAGGAAATGATGTTGCCTTGGGTATCTGTTTCATAGCGGCAGCAGGTTATAAATTCAGCTTTAAGCAGCTGTCTTGCCCTTTGAATTCTTGATTTTGTAGCGGGTATTGTTAAGTGTAGCTTTTGTGCTATGTCGGCCTGTTTCATATTATCTATGTCGGCAAGCTTTAAGGGAACAGCATATTTTTTAGGTAAAAAGTTAAGCATGGGTAATATATAATTTGTTGCTTCGTTGAAAGCGACATTATGGTCTTCGCTCTCCAACTCATTTACATTTTTTAAGTCGGTAAACTTTGACTGTTTACGATAGTTATCGGTGATAGTGTTCTGTGCAATTTGGAAAAGCCAGCTCCTAATATTACTCACCCCCGATTTTGAAATGCAGAAAGTATAAACCTTCATTAAAACATCTTGCAGAATATCATTGGTTAAGTCTTGGTCCTTTACTCTTTTCAGAATAAAATTTCTCAACTCGCTCTTATGTTCTTGCCAAAGTGCAGGAACATCACAATTAGTTTTTATTTCGTTCTGTTGCGTCATTGAAACGATGTGTATGATAGGGTTGCCGGCAACTCGTTTTTGTGTGTAATAAAACCACACTATACAACCCCGATTGGTCTGTATTGTTTAG
The Williamwhitmania sp. genome window above contains:
- a CDS encoding ArsI/CadI family heavy metal resistance metalloenzyme, which codes for MKRFHVHVRVKNLQESIEFYSALFSVQPTVVKADYAKWMLEDPRINYAISTGHSENGIEHLGLQLESEEELHEVFANMQKAKGTVREEGECTCCYSKSQKSWITDPQGVDWEAFYTHGTATVYGEGIITRPAPEVMEQWTGNDGKDAALETLAVVNENSCDNGNCNN
- a CDS encoding GNAT family N-acetyltransferase — encoded protein: METVTISPMISKHWEKVKQIYESGITTGVATFETAAPSWEKWNSGHLPFGRLVAIRNNEVVGWAALSPVSSRCVYGGVAEVSVYIADSYKGQGIGKLLLRNLIDESESNNIWTLQAGIFTDNIASVKLHVGVGFRVIGYREKIGKLNDNWKDNYILEKRSKKVGID
- the sigZ gene encoding RNA polymerase sigma factor SigZ: MTQQNEIKTNCDVPALWQEHKSELRNFILKRVKDQDLTNDILQDVLMKVYTFCISKSGVSNIRSWLFQIAQNTITDNYRKQSKFTDLKNVNELESEDHNVAFNEATNYILPMLNFLPKKYAVPLKLADIDNMKQADIAQKLHLTIPATKSRIQRARQLLKAEFITCCRYETDTQGNIISFDIKESCEPLQKVKKALEK